Below is a genomic region from Cognatiyoonia koreensis.
ATGAATCATGGGCGCATTATTTTGAGCGTGCTTACGGGCGGCCGAAGGCTGCGATGATAGCGCTTTCATTGTGGCCGATGGCGGTGCTTCACATTGTGCATCGGCGGTGTCGAGGCAAGCAGCCAACACTGCCCAAAAGTTTCTTCAGAGATCACTTTACGCACGTTCTGCGACCACTTTTTCTTGGACCGCACGCGTACCGCCAAACATAGCCGAAACCCAGAAATTTTGAGCTTGAACGGCACACGCAACGCCTGCGCGCGATAGCTTTGCGACTTCGCAAGAGGTTTATCCAAGAATGCCCTCGATTGTTCCTGCGCCACTCAGCGCATAACTGACGAGGCTCCCATATGGATGAATTTTCGACCCACAGTCCCGGTTTGACTACGCCTGCAACACGGCATTACCTAATTGTTCCCGATGACAACGCAGACCTCGCGATCAGACCCCGGGTTATCTATTGCCAGGTCGCCGGTGACATCGTGGTGCAAGATATACACGGGACCGTCCTGACCTATAGCCTTCTAGCGGGTGACCAACTTAGCTTGCGCGGCGTGCGTGTTTTGAGCACCGGCACAAGTGGCACATTCTATGGTTGGTCCTGATGAGCAGGGCAGGCTTTAACGGTATCGGTTTTAAAAGAAGATACCGAAGAGCAACTTTGTCTTCGCAGTTTACAGTTAGCCTGCAGGGCTTGACAAACGGTGTTGCAGAAGAGGGCACCACCTTAATGCTAAGCACCAACGCCGGTGCTGTTGACAGTATCCGCTGGCAGATGACGTCGCCCTCGGGTGGATGGTCTGACGTCGCCGGTGCAACCGGCCTCAGTGAACTCGTCGATCTGGCGAATGGGCGTCATGACGACGGTGCGATGATTCGTGTCGGACTGACATCAACTGGCGTCGAAGTTTTTTCTGACGCCGCACCGCTTGCCTATGCGCCGCCTATCGTGCTTGTGCCAAATGATGATCTTAGCTTTGTCCTGGCGTCTGGACGGCATCAGGTCGATGCCACCGTGTACTTTGACGGTGTTAATTTGACCTTTGAAACTGATGAAATGCAGGGCGTAAGTGTCGACCCATCGACTGGTCTGATCAGCTTCGATACTGATCAGTTCGCGCTGCAGGCCGACACAAGCTTGCTGGTCACCGCCCGCAATTCTGGCGGGTTTGCCAACATGACCCTTAATCTGACGATCGTGGCGGCGACCGCATTTACATTGACTGCGATCGACAGCGAACCGGTGATTGCGGACGCAGACGGGGCGCTGAGCATTCAGATCGAAAGCGGAGTTTTTGCTGGAACGTACAACTCGCGTGTCACGGACGGGGTTTCCCTGACAACGGATATGGTAGAGACAGCCGCGACGCCACTTGTCTTGCCTGCAATCAATGGTGTGACAGACATTGGCAGTACACTGACATGCGTTGCCGGACTATGGCTCTATGCTGGCACGAAACCCGACGCTCCAAGTTATCAGTGGTTTCGCGACGATCTCCCGATTGCGGGTGCGACGGGATCAATGCACGTCATCGGTGCCGCGGATCAGGACACAGTTCTGACTGTCCGGGAAAGTTTCGGCGAAGTGACGATCGAAAGCGGGCCAGTTTCCGTTCCACCTGGCGCGGCATTCACTCCATCTGATCTGGCTTCCTATAGGGATGACTTTGATGCAGGGGCCCTTGGTGCCTTCAACTTGGTCGGCCAGAAGATCGGCGCGTGGGAGAACCAAGGCCCCGGGTCGAACAGGTTTTCAATGGCCAACGACGCAGCGCGCCCCAAAGTCCTGACTTCCGCGCAAAACGCCATGGATGTTGTTAGATTTGACCAGGGCGATTATTTTCAGGACGTTGACAGTCCTGACTTTGGCGACACCGGGACATTGATGATCGTGTTCCGGGCAATCACGGTGAGCAGCCCGTTTTCAAGTCTTTTTGCGCACACGGGCGGCGCGCGTTCTTTCCAGATCGACAGCGGAGACACGACGGGCGGTGAGTTCTTTGGCCGGGTCAACAGCACCGCGCACCGTGTCCTGATAAATCCGGTTTCGACGCAGAACGACTGGACGATTTTTGCATACCGCTTTGACAGCATGTCAGGTGTCGCGAGCCTGTGGGTGGATGGCGCAAAGGTCGATGAAACACTTGATTATTCGACCTACGGCACGCCAACACGTCTGAGCGTCGCTGCAAGTCGCAACCTTTCCGCCACGCTCAATCACGACGCTGCGCAGCTATGGCGCTTTGACGACGCGCTTACTGACACCGAACTTTTGCAGCTCTTTACCTACGCTCAGACCCGTTGGGGGATTTCTTAATGACACAGATCAGGCTCCAAGGCCCTACGACCGGGTCAAACCTTGGCACCGTTTCCGTCACGGTCGATACCAGAACGGCCAGTGTCGATATCCCGGCTTTCAGTGCCGCAGCACCGATGCACTTACCTCTGATTGCAGGTCCGCAGGCCGATGGAGATACAGCGGTACTGGACACATCGCGGCTGAACAACCTGACCTCGATCCAATGGCGCGTGCGAGGTGGTGAAAACCTTGGCACGGCGACAACCCAAGATCTGTCTGGCCTTGGTGGGTCCTGGGTCGAGGCGGAGACTGTCAGCGACGAGGGGACTTTGGTTTCGCCACCGCTTCTGGTTCATGCGCTGATGATGACGGCGAACCATAATCGCGACGATGCAGCTGCCGTAGCTTTGGCGTCACACAATAAAATGACCCGTGTGGCCGCACAGGATGGCAATTGGTCTGATACCCAAACGTGGGTTGCCGGATCGGTTCCGCAACACGGCGACAGCGTGCTTATCCCACATGGCGTTGAAGTGAACTATGACGTGGACGCACCGAACCTCTTGATCCGCCGCTTGCGCGTTGATGGGACGTTCCGGCTTGCCACGGACGCGAATACGCACATGTATGTGCGCGATATTATCGTCGACAGGATGGGTTTGCTTGCACTCGGAAACAGCGCAACCGACCGTATCAACTCAAGCAATAAGGCTATTCTCACTTTTGACGGCAAGTCACTACTCGATATTGTCGAAGACCCAACACTGTTAAGCCGGGGTATTGTTTCGCTTGGTGCTGTCGATGTCTTCGGTGCGGAAATGTTGAACCACAGCCTTGCGACAGAGGGTGTTCCGCAAGGAGCGACGAGCCTCACGCTTGAGAAAGCTCCGGTGGGCTGGGACGTCGGAACGAAGATCATTGTCGGCGGAACTGCAATTCAGGACAACTTCACGATCGGCGAGGGACTGCCGCAGGTCGTCAAGGACGAAATTGTTACGATCACCGGCATATCTGGAAATGCGATTTCCTTTACGCCTGCGCTTGCCAACCCGCACAACGACCAGAACGACCGCAAGCCCTACAACAAAGACGTGCGCCCAATGGTCCAGCTTCGTGCAGAAAGTCGAAACTTGATCCTCCAAGCGGAAAGTCTGTCACCTGTTACGCAGCGCCCCCATGTCATGATTATGCACATGCACAGTCGTCAGAATGTCCACGACGTTGGCTTGATTGGTCTTGGTCGTACCATCAAAGGTGCCTCACGGTTGGGCGTCCTCAATGACGATGGCGCGTTCAAAACCTACCAATTCAATTCGTCCACAAACAAGACCGAGATGGTTGAAGTTCCTTTGACGAATGACGCCAACATGCGCGGACGCTATCCTTGGCACTCGCACGTTGTGGGGTGGAACCACTCGCGGGCGGGAAGGCCTATTCCGCAGGTCGTCAACATGACGGTCGATGACAGCCCCGGCTGGGGTATTGTTCACCACGACTGTGAAATGACAATCAGAGGTTCGTCTACGTTTCGTGTCTATGGTTGCGGTATCGTATCAGAACAAGGCGGCGAAACCGGCGTCTGGGACGACCTGTCTGCGATGCAAGCGACGGCTGTGAACCTTGAGAGAGCGAATTGGCTCCAAAGCACACCCAAGGGCCACCACGCGCAGTGGCACGGCATCGGGGGTGATCATTTCAATGACGGATACGGGTTCGGCTATCGCAGCCGCGCAATCAAGGTGACGCGCTGCGTTGCAACGTCCTGTTCGTGGGGCCATGTGTTCTGGCATCGCAGCCTGAATGCAGGTAACTCGCAGGGTCTATTTGATCTGACACATCTGCCGCGCAACACTCTCGACCTTCAAGAAGTCGGTCTAATGAACACGTCTTCCAATAATGGCGTTGGGAATTTCAGTGCAATTGACTACCCTATCGTTCACTTTGCCGACTGCATGTCGATCGGCTGTATGACTGGCATGTACGTCGCCAAGGATGATCCAAGGCAAAACCACGATTTTAGCGTGATCTGGAAGAACCCAACCGCCTTCGGAAGCCGGTTTACCGGAATTTATCTGGAGTACGTCAGCACTTACATATTAGTCGATCCTTACGTGATTGATGGTGTTAATATTGGCAGCGGTATCCGCGTCGAGAATAACACCGCGCAGATTGCCGTCATACGACCGCGCACCGAAGGATGTTTCTTCCATGGTTTGTCCTTTAAAGGCAGCGCCGTCGGTTATAACGCTGACGATTTCAATGTGCCAGACAACCCTCGCTTCTGGGTTATTGGCCGGGACGCGAATGACCGGCTGACAGATGTTGGCTATTCGGGCGGTCAATCCAAGACCCTGAATCAGGTAGCGGTGATCGAGGACGATTGGGACGCAACCTATCTCGATTACAAACTCGACCCGTCAGAGACCTTTCCCGACATCGTCGGCACTTGGGCGCGGCAGTCTGCCAATACGACAATCACAAAGCGGCCAGACAATACAGATGGCTTAAAGTTCGGCAACCACCCAGTTGGCCTACCCATCTCTGACAAAGCCTATGGTGATTCGCCGTTTCCTAGATCTAACTTTGGCAGCAAGCTGAAAGCATATGCTGAAAACTATGGCTACAATCAGTATCAAGGCAGTGATGTTGTTGTGCAGCGCGAAATCATTTCCGATGTTCCGACAGGCCGCCCTGCGAAGTTTACCGCGCTTTGGCAGGCTGACAGTCCCATAACTTCCGGGATAGATAATGGACCGATAACACTTTCCTCGGCAATTGTCGCAGGGGACATCGAGGTGACGGTCGAACCTGGCGGGTCAGTTACGTTTGACGCAATTGCGGGTGCGACCGGCGGCACAGGCACTTTCGAGATTGACCCCGGCGACTTCACGGCACCTGATTATGGTGCATTAGACATCAACTATAGCACAGGTGAGGTGACGTACACGCCACGTGAGGGTGTCTCAAATCAGTCAGACTTTGGGTACCTATTCATACGCTCGCAGCGCGAGACCGGCGTGACAGGCACCGAGACGCGGACCTATGCGACACGTCGGATTTCCGTTGTCATAACGAGCAATGCAACGCTTGCTGCTCCTGCTCGCGGGACGGACTTCACCCTGCAGTCAAACACGGGGAACACGACCTTCGCAGTTAATATGATGAAACTTCCGCAATCTGGCGGGCGACGCATTCTTACAACGCAATACTCGACGGATGGCGGCACGAACTGGCGGCGTCTGTGTAATGGGTGGCCGCGGACCGCTGTGTCTG
It encodes:
- a CDS encoding spike base protein, RCAP_Rcc01079 family, encoding MDEFSTHSPGLTTPATRHYLIVPDDNADLAIRPRVIYCQVAGDIVVQDIHGTVLTYSLLAGDQLSLRGVRVLSTGTSGTFYGWS
- a CDS encoding G8 domain-containing protein — protein: MTQIRLQGPTTGSNLGTVSVTVDTRTASVDIPAFSAAAPMHLPLIAGPQADGDTAVLDTSRLNNLTSIQWRVRGGENLGTATTQDLSGLGGSWVEAETVSDEGTLVSPPLLVHALMMTANHNRDDAAAVALASHNKMTRVAAQDGNWSDTQTWVAGSVPQHGDSVLIPHGVEVNYDVDAPNLLIRRLRVDGTFRLATDANTHMYVRDIIVDRMGLLALGNSATDRINSSNKAILTFDGKSLLDIVEDPTLLSRGIVSLGAVDVFGAEMLNHSLATEGVPQGATSLTLEKAPVGWDVGTKIIVGGTAIQDNFTIGEGLPQVVKDEIVTITGISGNAISFTPALANPHNDQNDRKPYNKDVRPMVQLRAESRNLILQAESLSPVTQRPHVMIMHMHSRQNVHDVGLIGLGRTIKGASRLGVLNDDGAFKTYQFNSSTNKTEMVEVPLTNDANMRGRYPWHSHVVGWNHSRAGRPIPQVVNMTVDDSPGWGIVHHDCEMTIRGSSTFRVYGCGIVSEQGGETGVWDDLSAMQATAVNLERANWLQSTPKGHHAQWHGIGGDHFNDGYGFGYRSRAIKVTRCVATSCSWGHVFWHRSLNAGNSQGLFDLTHLPRNTLDLQEVGLMNTSSNNGVGNFSAIDYPIVHFADCMSIGCMTGMYVAKDDPRQNHDFSVIWKNPTAFGSRFTGIYLEYVSTYILVDPYVIDGVNIGSGIRVENNTAQIAVIRPRTEGCFFHGLSFKGSAVGYNADDFNVPDNPRFWVIGRDANDRLTDVGYSGGQSKTLNQVAVIEDDWDATYLDYKLDPSETFPDIVGTWARQSANTTITKRPDNTDGLKFGNHPVGLPISDKAYGDSPFPRSNFGSKLKAYAENYGYNQYQGSDVVVQREIISDVPTGRPAKFTALWQADSPITSGIDNGPITLSSAIVAGDIEVTVEPGGSVTFDAIAGATGGTGTFEIDPGDFTAPDYGALDINYSTGEVTYTPREGVSNQSDFGYLFIRSQRETGVTGTETRTYATRRISVVITSNATLAAPARGTDFTLQSNTGNTTFAVNMMKLPQSGGRRILTTQYSTDGGTNWRRLCNGWPRTAVSVALESDGSVLTAGSLNVRLRYLTDHEYGFSPQTPDLPVVVG